The following proteins are encoded in a genomic region of Tuberibacillus sp. Marseille-P3662:
- a CDS encoding S1 domain-containing RNA-binding protein: MTIEAGNKLEGKVSGITRFGAFVDLPGGKTGLVHISEVADRYVKDINDVLSVGDQVTVKVLKVEDDGKIGLSIRKAVDRPKSKRGGGPPRQKKQSFEDKMNRFLKDSEERQSALRRQDDSKRNNRGARKS, translated from the coding sequence ATGACAATCGAAGCAGGCAACAAGTTGGAAGGAAAAGTGTCAGGCATTACACGTTTTGGGGCGTTTGTTGATTTGCCTGGCGGTAAGACAGGACTTGTTCATATCAGTGAAGTTGCTGATCGCTATGTGAAAGATATCAATGACGTTTTATCTGTCGGTGACCAAGTAACTGTTAAAGTGCTCAAAGTTGAGGACGATGGCAAAATTGGTTTATCGATTCGTAAAGCTGTTGATCGTCCCAAATCAAAACGTGGGGGCGGACCTCCTCGGCAAAAGAAACAAAGCTTCGAGGATAAAATGAACCGCTTCTTAAAAGACAGCGAAGAACGTCAATCGGCACTGCGCCGACAAGACGATTCCAAGCGCAATAATCGTGGCGCAAGAAAGTCCTAA
- the yabP gene encoding sporulation protein YabP, with protein MEQYYPNHSLDKDRHQPNHDIVMKGRKNIEITGVKHVESFDHEEFLLETVMGYLAVKGSQLKMQNLNVEQGVVVIEGKVSDISYLDEQYGEQGKGFFSKLFK; from the coding sequence TTGGAACAATATTACCCAAATCATTCATTAGATAAGGACAGGCATCAGCCTAATCATGATATTGTCATGAAGGGCCGAAAAAATATTGAAATCACCGGTGTTAAGCATGTGGAGAGTTTTGATCATGAAGAGTTTTTGCTGGAAACCGTGATGGGATACCTTGCTGTTAAGGGCAGTCAATTGAAAATGCAAAACTTAAATGTTGAACAAGGCGTTGTTGTCATCGAGGGAAAAGTATCGGATATCAGTTATCTCGATGAGCAATATGGAGAACAAGGTAAAGGGTTCTTCAGTAAGCTATTCAAATGA
- the mazG gene encoding nucleoside triphosphate pyrophosphohydrolase, whose translation MAGTINIVGLGADDIEQLSIGIYRLLQQKGDIYVRTDKHPVVDQLKQDGVRCQSFDSVYEQYENFPEVYEAIAQELLETAQGQEIIYAVPGHPQVAERTVKLLQEWSEAYDVVIHIQGGHSFIDPMLTALGIDPIEGFSLMDAMSLETDQLPLQQHMIICQVYDAIIASEVKLNLLEHLPPDYEVTIVTAAGGQNEQVIKVPLSKLDHDFTTDNLTSVYVPPVSNERYLYHTFAKLRQVIGTLRGPNGCPWDRKQTHESLKPYLLEEAYEVIDAIDDEDDEHIAEELGDVLLQVMLHAQIGEDNGYFAVDDVIYGLTEKMIRRHPHVFSDGQADTAEDVMQNWDAIKANETNKQHRSHGLLWDVGKALPPLNKAFEYQKKAAKVGFDWSEDEPVWAKVYEELDEVKQSLMDSHESTLDELGDALFALVNVARHYNIHPEIALQRTNKKFYERFSYIERYAEEQGVSLSSMSLDRMDEIWEEAKIFLAKEAGE comes from the coding sequence ATGGCGGGGACAATTAACATTGTTGGTTTAGGTGCAGATGATATCGAACAGTTGTCAATCGGTATATATCGTTTATTGCAACAAAAAGGTGATATTTATGTAAGAACGGACAAGCACCCTGTGGTAGACCAATTAAAGCAAGATGGTGTTAGGTGTCAAAGTTTTGATTCGGTTTACGAGCAGTATGAGAATTTTCCTGAAGTGTATGAAGCGATTGCCCAGGAATTGCTGGAGACAGCTCAAGGACAAGAGATTATTTATGCTGTCCCAGGACATCCCCAAGTCGCTGAAAGGACGGTCAAGCTCTTGCAGGAGTGGTCTGAAGCTTACGACGTTGTGATCCATATTCAAGGGGGTCACAGTTTTATCGATCCAATGCTTACGGCTTTAGGGATTGACCCTATTGAAGGCTTTTCCTTAATGGATGCTATGTCACTTGAGACCGATCAACTACCCTTACAGCAACATATGATTATTTGCCAGGTTTATGATGCGATCATTGCGTCAGAAGTAAAGCTCAATTTACTCGAACATCTTCCGCCGGATTATGAAGTTACGATTGTGACAGCTGCGGGTGGCCAGAATGAACAGGTCATTAAGGTGCCGTTGTCTAAGTTAGATCATGATTTCACGACAGACAATTTAACGAGTGTGTATGTGCCACCAGTGTCTAATGAGCGTTACTTGTACCATACATTTGCCAAGCTGCGACAAGTGATAGGGACCCTTAGAGGGCCGAACGGCTGCCCGTGGGACAGAAAGCAGACGCACGAATCTTTGAAACCGTATTTACTAGAAGAAGCCTATGAAGTGATAGATGCCATTGATGATGAAGACGATGAACATATTGCAGAGGAGCTAGGCGATGTGTTGTTGCAAGTGATGCTACATGCCCAAATCGGGGAAGATAACGGTTATTTTGCTGTTGACGATGTCATTTATGGACTTACGGAGAAAATGATTCGCCGCCATCCCCACGTATTTAGTGACGGACAAGCAGACACAGCTGAAGATGTGATGCAAAATTGGGATGCGATTAAAGCCAATGAAACGAACAAACAACATCGGTCACATGGTTTGCTTTGGGATGTAGGTAAAGCTTTGCCGCCACTCAATAAGGCTTTTGAATATCAAAAGAAAGCAGCTAAGGTTGGCTTTGATTGGTCCGAAGATGAACCTGTCTGGGCCAAAGTTTATGAAGAACTCGATGAAGTCAAACAGAGCTTGATGGATTCTCATGAGTCTACGCTTGATGAATTGGGGGATGCATTGTTTGCTTTGGTCAATGTAGCCCGCCACTATAACATTCATCCAGAAATAGCCTTACAACGGACAAATAAGAAGTTTTATGAGCGATTTTCATATATTGAAAGATATGCCGAGGAACAAGGTGTGAGTCTATCATCCATGAGTTTGGACAGAATGGATGAGATATGGGAGGAAGCTAAGATATTTTTAGCAAAAGAAGCAGGAGAATAA
- a CDS encoding HU family DNA-binding protein, whose product MNKNEMVNNIADETGLAKKDVEAVVNGVLDEVADALSNNEKVQLVGFGTFEARERSSRKGRNPQTGEAIDIPASTVPAFRPGNKLKEAVK is encoded by the coding sequence ATGAATAAAAATGAGATGGTCAATAATATTGCAGATGAGACAGGTTTAGCTAAGAAAGATGTTGAGGCAGTGGTGAACGGTGTTCTAGATGAAGTTGCCGATGCGTTAAGCAATAACGAAAAGGTTCAGCTGGTTGGATTTGGAACATTTGAAGCACGCGAACGTTCAAGCCGAAAAGGTCGCAATCCTCAAACAGGAGAGGCCATTGATATTCCGGCTTCAACTGTGCCTGCTTTCCGTCCTGGTAATAAATTGAAGGAAGCTGTGAAGTAA
- a CDS encoding serine/threonine protein kinase, with amino-acid sequence MTTISLKNQALKIPPGTIVIGKWHQNQYQIIKPLGYGAQGTVYLANSDYGRVALKFGNDNSTITSEVNILKSFSHVQGEALTPKLYDVDDWITNRGTLSFYAMEYINGTSLTECIKVRGFEWTSVFALQLLKSLHRLHEEGWVFGDLKPENLIVTSRPLKVRWLDVGGVTRIGRSIKEYSEFYDRGYWGLGDRKAEPSYDLFAVAMIVIHAATMRHPQKGHRPSQELMTIIRNEPKLLPYETILLKAINGQYSSAADMRHEFVTLISETKTNEQRKPVYGHQPNRSRSKKKKEWKGTLALVLTLTFAYVLYITLFIM; translated from the coding sequence ATGACGACGATTTCATTGAAGAATCAAGCTCTTAAAATTCCCCCGGGAACCATTGTTATTGGAAAATGGCATCAAAATCAATATCAGATTATCAAACCCCTGGGTTACGGTGCCCAGGGGACTGTCTACTTGGCCAATTCCGATTACGGCCGTGTTGCTCTCAAGTTCGGAAATGATAACTCAACCATTACTTCGGAAGTCAATATTTTAAAGTCATTTAGTCATGTTCAAGGCGAAGCTCTCACTCCCAAATTGTATGATGTCGACGATTGGATCACGAACCGCGGGACGTTATCTTTTTATGCTATGGAATATATTAATGGGACATCCTTGACTGAATGTATAAAAGTTCGTGGATTTGAATGGACAAGCGTGTTCGCTTTACAATTACTTAAAAGTCTTCATCGTCTTCATGAAGAAGGTTGGGTATTCGGTGATCTAAAACCTGAAAATCTTATTGTCACCTCCCGACCGTTAAAGGTGCGGTGGCTGGATGTCGGTGGCGTTACCAGGATCGGCCGCAGTATTAAAGAATATAGTGAGTTCTATGATCGAGGATATTGGGGATTAGGTGATCGTAAAGCTGAACCGAGTTATGACTTATTTGCGGTAGCCATGATTGTGATTCATGCAGCAACGATGAGGCATCCTCAAAAAGGTCATCGCCCTTCCCAAGAGTTGATGACCATTATTCGAAATGAGCCCAAATTACTACCCTATGAAACGATACTTCTGAAGGCGATAAATGGACAGTATTCTTCAGCAGCTGACATGCGTCATGAATTTGTCACATTAATAAGTGAAACTAAAACGAATGAGCAACGTAAACCGGTGTACGGTCATCAACCCAATCGGTCGCGGTCAAAAAAGAAAAAAGAATGGAAAGGGACGTTGGCCTTAGTGCTGACATTGACGTTTGCCTATGTCCTATACATAACTTTATTTATCATGTAG
- a CDS encoding FtsB family cell division protein: MGIASKKQRVAHIRSDYTHELQHMDELRRKRRIGLIRRLSAFFILMLLVIGSMVSVLDSRMEQLDAKKQNKEQLQAKLDDAKQHKTALNREIKLLHDTDYIGQLARKDYFLSDDNEIIFSSVENDNR, from the coding sequence TTGGGTATAGCAAGTAAAAAACAACGGGTAGCCCACATCCGTTCAGATTATACGCATGAATTGCAACATATGGATGAATTGCGACGTAAACGCCGCATAGGTCTAATCAGACGTTTATCCGCCTTTTTTATTCTTATGTTACTCGTCATTGGGAGTATGGTATCTGTCCTTGATTCAAGAATGGAGCAGTTAGACGCTAAGAAACAAAACAAAGAACAACTTCAAGCGAAATTAGATGACGCCAAACAGCATAAAACTGCATTAAATCGGGAAATTAAATTGTTACATGATACGGATTATATTGGGCAATTGGCCCGTAAGGATTACTTTCTGTCTGATGACAATGAAATCATCTTCTCCTCCGTGGAAAATGACAATCGTTGA
- the yabQ gene encoding spore cortex biosynthesis protein YabQ has protein sequence MTLSEQFTTLLAMTAMGGWFGLSLATYHRFVNPKHRRTITLFVSDILFWIIQGLLVFWVLLELNEGQIRFYLLLALGVGFSAYKALLEGIYKNLLERFISIIGHIIGFFKRLLYHLIIQPTIFLLQLLLNLGKIISRFILAVVLFILSAVYLPFKWLFRLIIPDYLKVKATKWLNQLMSFLTTIKKQLQKVIQWFKPD, from the coding sequence ATGACACTTTCAGAGCAATTTACAACCTTACTTGCTATGACTGCCATGGGTGGGTGGTTCGGTCTATCGTTAGCCACCTACCACCGCTTTGTGAATCCTAAACACCGTCGTACGATAACACTATTTGTGAGTGATATTCTCTTCTGGATCATCCAGGGTCTACTCGTCTTTTGGGTCTTGCTTGAATTGAATGAAGGCCAGATCCGCTTCTATTTGCTATTGGCATTAGGTGTTGGTTTCTCTGCCTATAAAGCATTATTAGAGGGAATCTATAAGAATTTATTGGAACGTTTCATATCAATTATTGGGCATATTATCGGCTTTTTTAAACGTTTGCTATACCATTTAATCATACAACCTACCATATTCCTATTGCAGCTTTTGCTGAATTTAGGTAAGATAATAAGTAGATTTATCCTCGCTGTTGTACTATTTATTTTATCTGCCGTTTATCTGCCGTTTAAATGGTTATTTCGATTGATCATCCCTGATTATTTGAAAGTCAAAGCAACGAAATGGCTGAACCAGTTGATGTCATTTTTAACGACAATCAAAAAGCAATTACAGAAGGTCATACAATGGTTTAAACCAGATTAG
- a CDS encoding RNA-binding S4 domain-containing protein — protein sequence MRIDKFLKVSRLVKRRTVAKEMAAQDRLLVNDQPAKAGTNLTLGDEVTIRYGHRVLTVKVQHLQDTVKKESAEDLYAIIREESINA from the coding sequence ATGCGAATTGATAAGTTTTTAAAGGTCTCGCGTTTAGTGAAACGAAGGACTGTGGCCAAAGAAATGGCCGCACAAGATCGATTGCTTGTTAACGATCAACCGGCTAAAGCAGGTACGAATCTCACATTAGGTGATGAAGTCACTATCCGCTACGGTCATCGCGTATTAACGGTGAAAGTGCAGCATTTGCAGGATACAGTCAAGAAAGAGTCGGCGGAAGACTTGTATGCAATTATCCGTGAAGAATCCATTAATGCTTAA
- a CDS encoding VWA domain-containing protein produces MNKGTLKQILLITDGCSNQGEDPSAIAALAKEYGIAVNVIGVVNDDQTADGGIEEVEDIAMAGGGISQIVKTKQLSQTVQAVTRQAMTQTIKGVVNQELQQILGESEDMEDLPPEKRGKVMEVVDDIGETSNLEVCILVDTSASMDNKLPTVQDALMDLSISLNSRVGKNQFCLYTFPGKRKPIDQVLSWTPKMDAIHNVFSKLASGGITPTGPAIKAALNQFSKQKRKGFISDDDDFIEESSS; encoded by the coding sequence ATGAATAAAGGAACATTAAAGCAAATCTTATTAATTACGGATGGATGTTCAAATCAGGGTGAAGATCCATCAGCAATAGCAGCCTTGGCTAAGGAATATGGGATAGCTGTAAATGTGATTGGTGTAGTAAATGATGACCAAACGGCAGATGGCGGCATTGAAGAAGTGGAAGATATCGCTATGGCAGGTGGCGGTATTAGCCAAATTGTTAAAACCAAACAACTTTCACAAACGGTACAGGCAGTGACCCGACAGGCGATGACCCAAACTATTAAAGGAGTCGTTAATCAAGAGTTACAACAGATTCTCGGGGAAAGTGAAGATATGGAAGATTTGCCTCCAGAGAAGCGGGGGAAGGTCATGGAAGTTGTCGACGATATCGGTGAAACCTCTAATCTTGAGGTGTGTATCCTTGTTGACACAAGTGCCAGTATGGATAACAAGCTTCCGACGGTTCAAGATGCTTTAATGGACTTATCCATTAGTTTGAATTCCAGGGTTGGCAAAAATCAATTTTGCCTTTATACATTTCCCGGGAAACGTAAACCGATCGATCAAGTCCTATCTTGGACCCCCAAGATGGATGCGATTCATAATGTATTTTCTAAGTTGGCCTCAGGTGGTATCACGCCAACAGGTCCGGCAATTAAAGCAGCCTTGAATCAATTCTCAAAACAAAAACGGAAAGGGTTTATCTCCGATGACGACGATTTCATTGAAGAATCAAGCTCTTAA
- the spoIIE gene encoding stage II sporulation protein E — translation MIHKLEDSNVAQTYTNKPSRHYLQQWVQFVKKTVMNVLGRWETLCLVVGLLLGRAVILSDMAPFITPFFAAVFLLKPDKRLLAFVSLVVGASTVDLWQGLFAFSAIVVFVLVRAFVVKVIKKEEYQLLPYVVLLSTGMTRALFTYIQSGQWLITDTITALIEAGLSYLLTLIFLYSLPLIGSKIRKKTLKHEEMICFMILLASILTGTIGWAVYGVPVEQALSRYFILVFAYIGGAAVGSTVGVVLGLILSLANVTSLYQMSLLAFSGLLGGLLKEGKKPGVSVGLMIGTLLIGLYGNGYQQLTSTTLTSLAAVFLFLLTPKSVFKSIAIYVPGTQEYDSQQQQYMTKLRDVTAKRVEQFSSLFQALSNSFSHSSHSPDDHDSNHEVDLFLSQVTEKTCQTCFLKEQCWVKKFDQTYDYMTEMMSEMGETGAIQSPKLKREWRKHCVKPEQVIQAMQQQYDKYDEQQKLRQKVNDSRRLVAEQLFGVSQVMGDFADEIKRERDTHQQQEDQIIEKLRDIGLDIENVEIYNLEEGAVDIDMTIPSDYYGECDKIIAPILSDILNETIVVKNLTDSAFPNGYGQVTFGSAKAYVIDTGVAHTAKGGGWISGDNYTTFELGVGKYAVAISDGMGNGERAHVESQETLQLLSKVLKSGIDETIAIKSINSILSLRSTEEIFSTLDLALVDLQDAGVKFLKIGSHPSFIKRGQQVNMIEGSNLPMGIIQDFTDVEVVGDQLKAGDLLIMMSDGIFDGPKHVENKEIWMKRKIKEMETDEPQEIADLLLEEVIRTKGGEIDDDMTVVISRIEHHIPKWAAISTYTNGQPLSRKAQ, via the coding sequence ATGATACATAAATTGGAAGATAGCAACGTTGCACAGACTTATACGAATAAACCAAGCAGGCACTACTTACAGCAATGGGTTCAGTTCGTAAAAAAAACCGTTATGAATGTGTTAGGGCGGTGGGAAACATTATGTCTGGTGGTTGGATTGTTATTAGGTCGTGCCGTGATTTTATCGGATATGGCTCCCTTTATTACGCCCTTCTTTGCAGCGGTATTTCTATTAAAACCGGACAAGCGTTTACTTGCCTTTGTTAGTTTGGTGGTAGGGGCCTCGACTGTGGATCTTTGGCAAGGTTTATTTGCTTTTTCGGCCATTGTAGTCTTTGTTCTCGTTCGGGCATTTGTGGTTAAAGTGATTAAGAAGGAAGAGTACCAATTGCTTCCCTATGTTGTCCTTCTGAGTACAGGTATGACACGGGCACTGTTCACGTATATACAAAGCGGTCAATGGCTTATCACAGATACCATTACCGCTTTAATTGAGGCCGGTTTAAGCTACCTTTTGACGCTGATCTTTTTGTACAGTTTACCTTTAATTGGATCCAAAATTCGAAAAAAGACGCTAAAACATGAAGAAATGATCTGTTTTATGATTCTGCTAGCGTCCATTTTGACAGGGACGATTGGCTGGGCTGTCTACGGTGTTCCAGTCGAGCAAGCGTTATCCAGATACTTTATTTTAGTGTTTGCATATATAGGTGGTGCAGCTGTTGGATCAACGGTGGGGGTTGTCCTGGGGCTCATTTTAAGCCTTGCCAATGTCACGAGTCTTTATCAAATGAGTCTATTGGCTTTCTCCGGTTTACTGGGTGGCCTTTTGAAAGAGGGTAAAAAACCAGGGGTTAGCGTTGGTTTAATGATTGGGACGCTGTTAATTGGTTTGTATGGTAATGGCTATCAGCAGCTTACAAGCACCACGCTGACTTCCCTTGCTGCTGTTTTCTTATTTTTATTAACGCCCAAGTCCGTTTTTAAGTCGATCGCTATCTATGTGCCCGGGACCCAAGAGTATGATTCACAGCAACAACAGTACATGACAAAGTTGCGCGATGTGACGGCTAAAAGAGTCGAGCAATTTTCATCATTGTTTCAGGCTTTATCCAATAGCTTTTCACATTCGAGCCATTCACCTGATGACCATGATTCAAATCATGAAGTGGATCTATTCTTGAGTCAAGTAACGGAGAAGACATGTCAGACTTGCTTTTTAAAAGAACAGTGTTGGGTCAAGAAGTTTGATCAAACCTATGATTACATGACAGAAATGATGTCAGAGATGGGAGAAACGGGGGCGATCCAGAGTCCTAAATTGAAGCGGGAATGGCGCAAGCATTGTGTGAAGCCTGAGCAAGTGATTCAAGCCATGCAGCAGCAATATGACAAATATGATGAACAGCAAAAGCTAAGGCAGAAAGTCAATGATAGTCGAAGGTTGGTTGCTGAACAACTATTTGGTGTTTCTCAAGTGATGGGTGACTTTGCTGATGAGATTAAAAGAGAACGCGATACGCATCAACAGCAAGAGGATCAAATCATTGAAAAACTACGGGATATTGGATTAGATATTGAAAATGTTGAAATATATAATTTGGAAGAAGGGGCCGTAGACATAGATATGACGATTCCTTCTGATTATTACGGGGAATGCGATAAAATAATTGCCCCAATCTTGTCGGACATTTTAAACGAAACGATTGTTGTTAAGAATTTAACCGATTCAGCGTTTCCAAACGGATATGGTCAGGTAACGTTTGGTTCAGCTAAGGCTTATGTGATTGACACAGGAGTTGCTCATACAGCCAAAGGAGGCGGCTGGATTTCTGGAGATAATTACACGACATTTGAATTGGGTGTTGGTAAATATGCAGTTGCGATCAGTGATGGCATGGGTAATGGAGAACGGGCCCATGTTGAAAGTCAAGAGACGTTACAACTGCTTTCTAAGGTTTTAAAGTCAGGGATTGATGAAACGATTGCGATTAAATCCATTAACTCTATTTTATCCTTGCGTTCTACTGAAGAAATTTTTTCTACACTCGATTTAGCCCTAGTGGATTTGCAGGATGCTGGAGTTAAGTTTCTGAAAATTGGTTCACACCCAAGCTTTATCAAACGAGGTCAACAAGTCAATATGATTGAAGGGAGTAACCTTCCAATGGGAATTATTCAAGATTTTACAGATGTAGAAGTTGTGGGTGATCAACTTAAAGCTGGCGATCTATTGATTATGATGAGTGATGGTATTTTTGATGGCCCCAAGCATGTTGAGAATAAAGAAATTTGGATGAAACGAAAGATTAAAGAGATGGAGACAGATGAACCACAAGAAATCGCTGATTTATTGTTAGAAGAGGTGATACGAACTAAAGGTGGAGAAATTGATGATGATATGACGGTTGTTATTTCGAGAATTGAGCATCATATTCCTAAATGGGCAGCGATCTCAACTTACACAAACGGACAGCCCCTATCAAGAAAAGCTCAGTAA
- the spoVT gene encoding stage V sporulation protein T — translation MKATGIVRRIDDLGRVVIPKEIRRTLRIREGDPLEIFVDREGEVILKKYSPISELGDFAQEYAEALAEHSGHPVFISDRDALIAIAGGSKKEYLDKNVSSEVETIMENRQTVRVTDGGALVEGSQDQAGAYVVAPIVASGDPIGAVCLVAKEQTELSEIEEKLANTAAGFLARQMEQ, via the coding sequence ATGAAAGCAACTGGAATTGTACGTCGTATTGATGATTTAGGTCGCGTCGTTATCCCGAAGGAAATCAGACGCACTTTACGTATTCGTGAAGGTGATCCGCTTGAAATTTTCGTTGACCGTGAGGGTGAAGTCATCTTAAAAAAATATTCACCCATTAGTGAGTTAGGTGATTTTGCACAAGAATATGCAGAAGCGTTAGCCGAACATTCCGGCCATCCTGTATTTATATCTGATCGTGATGCTTTAATAGCGATTGCTGGTGGTTCAAAAAAGGAATACTTAGATAAAAATGTGAGTTCAGAAGTTGAGACAATCATGGAAAATCGGCAGACCGTTAGGGTAACAGATGGAGGCGCACTGGTTGAGGGAAGCCAAGATCAGGCAGGTGCATATGTTGTTGCTCCGATTGTGGCTAGTGGTGACCCTATTGGAGCCGTTTGTCTAGTAGCTAAAGAACAAACAGAACTGAGTGAAATTGAAGAAAAGCTGGCTAATACAGCCGCTGGATTTTTAGCACGACAAATGGAGCAATAA